One window of the Triticum dicoccoides isolate Atlit2015 ecotype Zavitan chromosome 3B, WEW_v2.0, whole genome shotgun sequence genome contains the following:
- the LOC119277750 gene encoding serine/threonine-protein kinase SAPK4-like encodes MEKYEAVRDIGSGNFGVARLMRNRETRELVAVKCIERGHRIDENVYREIINHRSLRHPNIIRFKEVVLTPTNLMIVMEFAAGGELFERICDRGRFSEDEARYFFQQLICGVSYCHHMQICHRDLKLENVLLDGSAAPRLKICDFGYSKSSVLHSRPKSAVGTPAYIAPEVLSRREYDGKLADVWSCGVTLYVMLVGGYPFEDQDDPKNIRKTIQRIMSVQYTIPDHVHISMECRQLMARIFVNVPSKRITMREIKNHPWFLKNLPRELTETAQAMYFRRDNAVPSFSEQTSEEIMKIVQEARTMPKSSRPSYGWGDEGSDDEEEKEEEERPEVAEEEEEDEYDKRVKEVHASGELRMSSLRIS; translated from the exons atgGAGAAGTACGAGGCGGTGCGGGACATCGGGTCGGGCAACTTCggggtggcgcggctgatgcgcaaCCGCGAGACCCGCGAGCTCGTCGCCGTCAAGTGCATCGAGCGCGGCCACCGG ATTGACGAGAATGTCTACAGGGAGATCATCAACCACCGCTCGCTGCGCCACCCCAACATCATCCGCTTCAAGGAG GTGGTACTGACGCCAACAAATCTTATGATTGTCATGGAGTTCGCAGCAGGTGGGGAGCTGTTTGAGCGAATCTGTGATCGTGGGCGGTTCAGTGAGGATGAG GCAAGGTATTTCTTTCAGCAGTTGATCTGTGGTGTGAGCTACTGCCATCACATG CAAATATGCCATAGAGATTTGAAGCTGGAGAATGTTCTCTTGGATGGCAGTGCAGCTCCACGGCTCAAAATATGCGATTTCGGCTACTCCAAG TCATCAGTATTGCATTCAAGGCCCAAATCAGCAGTGGGGACGCCAGCATATATTGCACCAGAGGTGCTATCCcgccgtgagtatgatggaaag CTTGCAGATGTGTGGTCTTGTGGGGTGACTCTTTACGTCATGCTTGTGGGAGGCTATCCATTTGAAGACCAGGATGACCCCAAGAATATACGCAAGACCATTCAG CGAATAATGTCCGTGCAATATACCATACCTGATCATGTCCACATATCCATGGAATGCCGACAGCTTATGGCCCGTATCTTTGTTAACGTCCCATCGAAG AGAATCACAATGAGGGAGATAAAGAATCACCCATGGTTCCTGAAGAACCTACCAAGGGAGCTCACAGAGACAGCGCAGGCCATGTACTTCAGGAGGGATAACGCGGTGCCTTCTTTCTCGGAGCAGACTTCAGAAGAGATCATGAAGATCGTCCAGGAGGCAAGGACCATGCCGAAGTCATCCAGGCCAAGCTATGGTTGGGGCGATGAGGGTTCGGACGACGAGGAagagaaggaagaggaagagagaccagaagtggcggaggaggaagaggaggatgagTACGACAAGAGGGTCAAGGAGGTTCATGCAAGCGGAGAGCTCCGCATGAGCTCGCTACGCATATCATGA
- the LOC119277751 gene encoding probable ion channel POLLUX: MAESDGGEADPGAGRDDPAPRPQRPQLAKSRTIAGSATAAAAASAEIRRGGRDGGILARRSTTTAAAPLPQVPRRLTVAVDDPSHAAPNAGVLDRDWCYPSFLGPHASRPRPPRQQQTPPPAAAAAAPARRNPSSNPATTRRVAASQRDEEKSLASVVKQSALLGERRPLSPPPPPPPRARGFDLSPYCLLLLLVVTVTSSSLAFWQWMKVLGLQEKVRSCSGGADAVDSEETAETSWVLGDPGSGFVSSESWKLAPMFAVAIPIFLFKYADQLRRKKENSSRARSTEEEVPLEKRIAYKVDVFFSGHPYAKLLALLIATVVLIASGGIALYSVSGSGFLEALWLSWTFVADSGNHADQVGLGPRIVSVSISAGGMLVFATMLGLVSDAISEKVDSWRKGKSEVIEVNHILILGWSDKLGSLLKQLAIANKSIGGGVVVVLAERDKEEMEMDIGKLGFDFMGTSVICRSGSPLILADLKKVSVSKARAIIVLASDENADQSDARALRVVLSLTGVKEGLRGHIVVEMSDLDNEPLVKLVGGELIETVVAHDVIGRLMIQCALQPGLAQIWEDILGFENAEFYIKRWPELDGMRFGDVLISFPDAVPCGVKLASRFGSILMNPDDDYVLREGDEILVIAEDDDTYAPAPLPEVHKGFLPNVPTPPKYPEKILFCGWRRDIHDMIMVLEAFLAPGSELWMFNEVPEKARETKLTDGGMDILGLTNIKLVHKEGNAVIRRHLESLPLETFDSILILADESVEDSIVQSDSRSLATLLLIRDVQSKRLPSKESKSPLHHNGFSHSSWIRKMQHASDKSIIISEILDSRTRNLVSVSKISDYVLSNELVSMALAMVAEDKQINRVLEELFAEEGNEMCIRSAEFYLYEQEELSFLDIMVRARERDEIVIGYRLANTDEAIINPEHKSEIKKWSLDDVFVVIAKGD, from the exons ATGGCGGAgagcgacggcggcgaggcggaccCCGGCGCCGGCCGCGACGACCCGGCCCCGCGCCCGCAGCGGCCGCAGCTCGCCAAATCGCGCACCATCGccggctccgccaccgcggccgccgccgcctccgccgagaTAAGGCGGGGCGGGAGGGACGGCGGCATCCTCGCCCGCCGCTCGACCACAACGGCGGCGGCGCCCCTCCCGCAGGTGCCCAGGCGGCTCACCGTCGCCGTGGACGACCCCTCCCACGCGGCGCCCAACGCCGGCGTGCTCGACCGCGACTGGTGCTACCCGTCCTTCCTCGGCCCGCACGCCTCGCGCCCGCGCCCGCCGCGCCAGCAGcagacgccgccgcccgccgccgccgccgccgcccccgcccgccGGAACCCTAGCAGCAATCCCGCCACCACGCGGAGGGTGGCGGCCTCGCAGCGGGACGAGGAGAAGTCCCTGGCCTCCGTGGTCAAGCAGTCCGCGCTGCTCGGGGAGAGGAGGCCGCTCTCGcctccgcccccgccgccgccgcgcgctcgCGGATTCGATCTCTCGCCGTACTGCCTCCTGCta TTGCTGGTTGTAACCGTCACAAGCTCTTCCCTGGCCTTCTGGCAGTGGATGAAAGTGCTGGGACTCCAG GAAAAGGTCAGATCATGCAGTGGTGGTGCTGATGCTGTGGACAGTGAGGAAACTGCTGAGACATCCTGGGTTCTGGGGGACCCTGGTTCCGGCTTTGTTAGCTCCGAGAGCTGGAAATTAGCTCCGATGTTTGCTGTGGCAATACCGATATTCCTTTTTAAATACGCTGACCAGCTGCGGCGTAAGAAAGAaaattccagcagggcgagaagcacCGAGGAAGAAGTGCCTCTCGAGAAGCGGATTGCTTACAAGGTTGATGTGTTCTTCTCAGGGCATCCGTATGCGAAGCTGCTTGCCCTCCTGATCGCCACTGTAGTTCTCATCGCCTCGGGCGGCATTGCGCTGTATTCTGTCAGTGGCAGTGGGTTCCTGGAGGCTCTTTGGCTTTCTTGGACTTTTGTGGCAGATTCAGGAAACCATGCTGACCAGGTTGGCCTCGGTCCAAGGATTGTGTCCGTGTCGATTAGTGCCGGTGGCATGCTGGTGTTTGCCACGATGCTCGGGCTTGTGTCAGATGCCATATCGGAGAAGGTAGATTCTTGGCGTAAGGGGAAAAGCGAGGTGATAGAGGTCAACCATATACTAATCCTCGGATGGAGCGACAAGCTG GGCTCTCTTCTGAAGCAGCTAGCTATAGCGAATAAAAGCATTGGTGGTGGTGTAGTtgttgtcctggcagaaagagacaAGGAAGAGATGGAGATGGACATAGGAAAGCTAGGATTTGACTTCATGGGAACATCTGTAATATGTAGAAGCGGCAGTCCTCTAATCCTAGCAGATCTGAAGAAG GTTTctgtttccaaagcacgtgctatTATTGTTTTAGCATCTGATGAAAATGCAGACCAA AGTGATGCACGAGCTTTGCGTGTCGTACTGAGCCTGACTGGAGTAAAAGAGGGCTTAAGGGGGCATATTGTTGTAGAGATGAGTGACCTTGACAATGAACCTTTGGTGAAATTGGTTGGAGGTGAACTAATTGAAACAGTTGTTGCCCATGATGTCATTGGACGTTTGATGATACAGTGTGCACTCCAACCTGGCTTGGCACAG ATATGGGAGGATATTTTGGGATTCGAAAATGCAGAGTTCTATATAAAAAGATGGCCAGAATTGGATGGCATGCGGTTTGGGGATGTGTTAATCTCATTCCCTGATGCTGTGCCCTGTGGAGTGAAGCTTGCGTCaagatttggaagtatattaatgaATCCGGATGATGATTATGTTTTAAGAGAAGGTGATGAGATCCTTGTTATAGCAGAAGATGATGATACTTATGCACCTGCTCCTCTACCAGAG GTGCATAAGGGTTTTCTACCTAACGTTCCCACCCCTCCTAAATATCCAGAGAAAATTTTGTTCTGTGGTTGGCGACGTGACATCCACGATATGATAATG GTTCTAGAAGCATTTCTTGCTCCAGGTTCTGAATTGTGGATGTTCAATGAGGTGCCAGAGAAGGCGAGGGAGACAAAACTGACTGACGGTGGTATGGATATTCTTGGACTAACAAACATTAAACTTGTACACAAAGAAGGGAATGCTGTCATCAGGCGGCACTTAGAAAGCTTGCCTCTTGAGACCTTTGATTCT ATTTTAATTCTTGCAGATGAGTCAGTGGAGGACTCCATTGTACAATCAGATTCACGGTCCTTAGCTACACTTCTTCTAATTCGTGACGTTCAG TCCAAACGTCTTCCGTCGAAGGAGTCAAAATCACCTCTACATCACAATGGCTTCTCTCACAGCTCCTGGATTCGGAAGATGCAGCATGCATCGGACAAATCAATAATAATCAGTGAGATACTGGACTCAAGAACTAGAAACCTTGTATCTGTCTCCAAAATCAGCGATTACGTCCTGTCAAATGAACTTGTCAGTATGGCATTAGCAATGGTAGCAGAAGACAAGCAAATCAACAGAGTTCTTGAGGAACTTTTTGCTGAGGAG GGCAACGAGATGTGCATACGGTCTGCTGAGTTTTACCTGTACGAACAAGAGGAGTTGAGTTTCCTGGACATAATGGTGAGGGCTCGTGAGAGAGACGAGATTGTGATCGGCTACCGGCTCGCAAACACCGATGAGGCAATCATTAATCCAGAGCACAAGTCGGAGATTAAGAAGTGGTCTCTGGACGACGTGTTTGTTGTGATCGCGAAAGGTGACTGA